A genomic segment from Desulfurispirillum indicum S5 encodes:
- a CDS encoding DciA family protein: protein MKTPQRLSHLLPSLLKQYDLDSGIEQHRIAALWPALVGEPMRYHTRVQRVTHDRLHVVVKEQRFLYPLSLLKPQILKAIVEKDLGNFRDITFSYSNRAQFEKAPPPAAPPRPLSPEEKQWCASMAQHIEGELADIFRRIVEKDLTSKR from the coding sequence GTGAAAACGCCACAACGCCTCAGCCATCTCCTGCCCTCCCTCCTGAAGCAATATGACCTGGACAGCGGCATTGAACAGCACCGCATCGCCGCTTTGTGGCCTGCCCTAGTGGGAGAGCCCATGCGCTACCATACGCGCGTCCAGCGAGTGACCCACGACCGCCTCCACGTCGTCGTCAAAGAGCAGCGCTTCCTCTACCCCCTCTCCCTGCTGAAGCCACAGATTTTGAAAGCGATTGTGGAGAAAGATCTCGGAAACTTCCGCGATATCACCTTCTCCTACTCCAACCGCGCTCAATTTGAAAAAGCCCCGCCACCTGCAGCTCCACCGCGACCCCTGAGCCCGGAGGAAAAGCAATGGTGTGCTTCGATGGCGCAGCATATTGAAGGTGAGCTGGCTGATATATTCCGCCGCATCGTTGAAAAAGACCTCACTTCAAAGCGATAA
- a CDS encoding response regulator has product MISLILVAIAASTAGFSRYLHERNTDQGMRTAANLAIAQERHITLTIRAVDIILESIAEEFGAHQELLADPGTSELLRQRLQSIPELADLAIFDADGQALHLARYREKSPHSIDVSDREFFLAQRDIRSSGLFIGQAQRSRVDGEWFIPVSRPIITDGQLEGVILGALQSDSLSTYYASLDRDGHRAFSLLHIPSNSVLAAYPPHRAMAHPGDSADWVPIDISTHPDRSHTQMLTLNHQLHAFSFLAVDGSPLAVTVTIAADEFMGRWYDGIRTHLFFMSLFSLMALAVGTFLWRNMLARDRISAELRSSEERYRTLFERSLDSIFLIDDEGQVSESNPAAQSLVEHSIGHFAMNSIFELLAPEGENLQAMLDLVNAARQGHRAQQEIIISGEKPIYLDVHAVSMDETHILLVARNITRRKTSELRLRESEQRFRDVSNAAGEYIWEIDSDGCFTFLTDRVVDVLGYPAEELLGRSPFSLIPPEDAQKVQRVFSRIVRAQKSFSGFSYRCITRSGTIIWLEISGVPIVGPYGTVQGYRGVGLDITLRKRAEEALQEARRQAEDSSQLKSMFLANMSHELRTPLNAILGYSEMLQEDAAVMGAQEMVGDLAKIHSAGEHLLRLINDVLDISKIEAGKMDVYLEEVNIARLVRDVADTITPLVRKNKNHFHLECGQNLGAMHTDLTKVRQILFNLLNNAAKFTQNGSITLRVQCQEDREIPTISFQVIDTGIGIEQQRLSSLFQSFTQADVSISRKYGGTGLGLAISQSYSHLLGGGITAHSKPGAGSTFCLTLPLIRQPHSSTAPRHGGESDLRNALAAAEHPGDVVLIVDDDPEVRHLLRKSLEKEEFHVMEAHSGKEALRLARSCSPIAITLDVMMPEMDGWSTLSALKADHQTANIPVIMLTIISERNIGFSLGADEYLVKPVDRQMLTGLLQRYRHGARILIVEDEPLTRNTIASILSEEHYEVQQAEHGAEAVELLQTLPELPHIILLDLMMPVMDGFAFVQALQADPRWKSIPVIVLTAKELHRNDRERLQGFVEEILQKDASSAKAILSQVRNFLTRHRKSNGK; this is encoded by the coding sequence TTGATATCCCTGATTCTCGTGGCCATCGCCGCCTCCACGGCAGGCTTTTCCCGTTATCTCCACGAGCGCAATACCGACCAGGGGATGCGTACCGCTGCCAACCTGGCTATCGCCCAGGAGCGCCATATCACACTGACCATTCGCGCCGTTGACATCATCCTGGAAAGTATCGCCGAGGAGTTTGGCGCCCACCAGGAGCTCCTGGCAGATCCTGGGACATCGGAGCTTTTGCGACAACGGCTTCAGAGCATACCGGAGCTGGCAGACCTGGCCATTTTCGACGCTGATGGCCAGGCACTTCACCTGGCCCGCTATCGCGAAAAATCACCGCACTCCATTGACGTCAGCGATCGCGAATTTTTTCTGGCTCAGCGCGATATCCGCTCCTCGGGGCTTTTCATCGGCCAGGCCCAGCGCAGTCGCGTCGATGGGGAGTGGTTTATTCCCGTCAGCCGCCCGATCATCACCGATGGCCAGCTTGAGGGTGTGATCCTGGGTGCCCTGCAAAGCGATTCTCTCAGCACCTATTATGCCAGCCTGGACCGGGATGGCCATCGCGCTTTCTCCCTGCTGCACATCCCCTCAAACTCCGTGCTGGCCGCCTACCCGCCCCACAGGGCCATGGCGCACCCCGGCGATTCCGCTGACTGGGTTCCCATCGACATTTCTACACATCCCGATCGCTCCCATACACAGATGCTCACCCTGAACCACCAGCTCCACGCCTTCAGCTTCCTGGCTGTGGACGGCTCGCCTCTGGCCGTGACGGTTACCATTGCCGCCGATGAGTTCATGGGTCGCTGGTATGACGGAATCCGGACCCATCTTTTCTTCATGTCCCTGTTTTCGCTGATGGCTCTCGCTGTGGGAACCTTCCTCTGGCGCAACATGCTTGCCCGTGACCGGATTTCCGCTGAACTCAGAAGCAGTGAAGAGCGTTACCGCACCCTCTTCGAACGGTCCCTCGACAGTATTTTTCTCATTGATGATGAGGGGCAGGTGTCAGAAAGCAACCCGGCAGCCCAATCCCTGGTGGAACACAGCATCGGACACTTTGCCATGAACAGCATCTTTGAGCTGCTGGCACCAGAAGGGGAAAATCTGCAGGCCATGCTGGATCTGGTCAATGCCGCCAGACAGGGGCACAGGGCCCAGCAGGAGATCATAATTTCCGGCGAAAAACCCATCTACCTTGACGTCCACGCCGTCAGCATGGACGAAACACATATCCTGCTGGTCGCCCGCAATATTACCCGTAGAAAAACCAGCGAACTGCGCCTGCGCGAAAGCGAACAACGCTTCCGCGATGTATCCAACGCCGCAGGCGAATATATCTGGGAAATTGACAGCGATGGCTGCTTCACGTTCCTGACGGATCGTGTCGTAGACGTACTGGGATATCCGGCTGAAGAACTGCTGGGTCGCTCCCCCTTTTCCCTGATCCCCCCGGAAGACGCCCAGAAGGTGCAAAGAGTGTTCTCGCGCATCGTGCGCGCCCAGAAATCCTTCAGCGGCTTCTCCTACCGGTGCATCACCCGCAGTGGCACCATTATCTGGCTGGAAATCAGCGGTGTACCCATCGTGGGCCCGTACGGAACTGTACAGGGCTACCGGGGTGTCGGCCTGGATATCACCCTGCGCAAGCGCGCTGAAGAGGCTCTCCAGGAAGCCCGACGTCAAGCCGAAGACTCCAGCCAACTCAAGAGCATGTTTCTGGCCAATATGAGCCATGAGCTGCGCACCCCCCTCAATGCGATTCTTGGCTACAGCGAAATGCTCCAGGAAGATGCCGCCGTCATGGGTGCCCAGGAGATGGTCGGTGACCTCGCCAAGATCCACAGCGCTGGCGAGCACCTGCTCAGACTCATCAACGATGTGCTGGATATTTCCAAAATTGAAGCCGGAAAAATGGATGTCTACCTTGAAGAGGTGAATATCGCGCGCCTGGTACGCGATGTGGCCGACACCATCACCCCCCTGGTCCGTAAAAACAAGAACCACTTCCACCTGGAGTGCGGCCAGAACCTGGGGGCCATGCACACAGACCTGACCAAAGTTCGCCAGATTCTCTTCAACCTCCTCAACAACGCCGCCAAGTTCACCCAGAACGGCAGCATCACCCTCCGGGTACAATGCCAGGAAGACCGGGAAATCCCCACGATCTCCTTCCAGGTCATTGATACGGGAATCGGCATTGAGCAGCAGCGGTTGAGCTCTCTCTTCCAGTCATTCACCCAGGCCGATGTCTCCATCTCCCGCAAATATGGCGGAACCGGACTTGGGCTGGCCATCAGCCAGAGTTACAGCCATCTACTGGGGGGTGGCATCACCGCCCACAGCAAGCCGGGCGCTGGCTCAACATTCTGCCTCACGCTCCCCCTGATCAGGCAGCCCCACTCCTCCACAGCACCCCGGCACGGCGGGGAAAGCGATCTTCGCAACGCCCTGGCGGCTGCCGAGCACCCTGGTGATGTGGTACTCATCGTTGACGATGACCCAGAAGTGCGGCACCTGCTGCGAAAATCACTGGAAAAAGAGGAGTTTCACGTCATGGAAGCGCACAGCGGCAAAGAGGCACTGCGCCTTGCCCGCAGCTGCTCCCCCATCGCCATCACCCTGGATGTCATGATGCCGGAAATGGATGGCTGGAGTACCCTGTCCGCACTGAAAGCCGACCATCAGACCGCGAATATCCCCGTGATCATGCTCACCATCATCAGTGAACGCAATATCGGCTTCTCCCTGGGGGCGGATGAGTACCTGGTCAAGCCTGTTGACCGGCAGATGCTCACCGGTCTGCTGCAGCGCTACCGCCACGGGGCCCGAATCCTTATCGTTGAAGATGAACCCCTGACACGCAACACCATCGCCAGCATCCTCAGCGAGGAGCACTATGAAGTACAGCAGGCGGAGCATGGCGCCGAGGCGGTGGAACTGCTGCAGACCCTGCCAGAACTGCCCCATATCATTCTGCTGGACCTGATGATGCCCGTGATGGACGGTTTTGCTTTTGTCCAGGCTCTTCAGGCAGACCCGCGCTGGAAGTCCATCCCGGTTATCGTCCTCACGGCCAAAGAGCTGCATCGCAATGACCGTGAGCGCCTGCAGGGCTTTGTGGAAGAAATCCTGCAAAAAGATGCTTCCTCCGCCAAAGCCATTCTCTCCCAGGTTCGCAACTTCCTGACGCGCCATCGCAAATCAAACGGGAAGTGA
- a CDS encoding tetratricopeptide repeat protein translates to MKNLRIRLATVLLCLLAMSQAHALEYTWATHSDKERLVLNFSQPIPSYTVEHIAPDRVRIHFAQDIWKAEPRPTMPDLSSSQVIARVETTVSSIDISLRMHLSTVRHFTLAKQRKLVLDFPREPLMIHWEDLQALPRPSAMAPKKGHTQALASQKSPAPQNSTPTEGSQNHGPITAADASTTAQTPGGETITDIELPAENVELAAVEYHSPQEDFENLSHLVRQYPDDANLHFNMGIAAFSTGRFPLALNAFERALALDPSNGQPLVEMARAHLAMGNPAMASLDLERALQRQLSPQVRSAVELTLDQTRVVPTYRTYRGEFFLGALYDSNIPLAPAGTSVAIGGVELPLPLDSRKQSDTALFAGFALGTTSWAAGSDNRIDISLSHYQKWHQDLDQYDTSYSEIAWGLSQENHQRHHTAAVLRIGHARDDEGTLVNRVILQPRYTFVATPRLATRTDLSFEYRDYRIFDERSSVISRLGQSLRMVRGQHDAHNIAIGFALFHERSDLDTSSNEGWEISLTENYHLGVRSILFANLEYRVASYDEALPGESVREDKATRLQTGIHSQIGKRTALRLLLGYRENSSNVPAYDYRALQGGLSWHLTF, encoded by the coding sequence ATGAAGAATCTGCGCATACGACTCGCCACTGTGCTTCTGTGCCTGCTGGCCATGAGCCAGGCCCATGCCCTGGAATACACCTGGGCCACCCACAGCGACAAGGAGCGGCTGGTGCTGAACTTCAGCCAGCCGATTCCATCCTACACCGTTGAACACATTGCGCCTGACCGGGTGCGCATCCACTTTGCCCAGGATATCTGGAAAGCCGAACCTCGCCCGACCATGCCGGATCTGAGCAGCAGCCAGGTCATCGCCCGCGTGGAAACAACAGTCAGCAGTATTGATATCTCGCTGCGCATGCACCTTTCCACCGTGCGCCACTTTACCCTGGCAAAGCAACGCAAGCTGGTACTCGACTTCCCCCGTGAACCCCTGATGATCCACTGGGAAGACCTGCAGGCGCTTCCGCGCCCATCAGCCATGGCGCCGAAGAAAGGGCACACGCAAGCGCTGGCCTCTCAGAAATCCCCCGCACCGCAGAACAGCACCCCCACGGAGGGGAGCCAGAACCATGGCCCCATCACGGCAGCTGATGCATCCACTACCGCGCAAACCCCTGGCGGAGAAACCATTACCGACATTGAACTCCCCGCCGAGAATGTCGAGCTGGCAGCGGTGGAATACCACTCTCCCCAGGAAGATTTTGAGAACCTCTCTCACCTGGTCCGCCAGTATCCCGATGACGCCAACCTGCACTTCAATATGGGTATTGCCGCCTTCTCTACCGGCCGTTTTCCCCTTGCCCTCAACGCCTTTGAACGCGCCCTGGCCCTCGATCCCTCGAACGGTCAGCCACTGGTGGAAATGGCCCGTGCCCACCTCGCCATGGGCAATCCCGCAATGGCCAGCCTGGACCTGGAAAGAGCCCTGCAGCGCCAGCTCTCTCCCCAGGTACGCAGCGCGGTGGAGTTGACCCTGGATCAGACCCGCGTCGTACCCACATACCGCACGTACCGGGGTGAGTTCTTCCTGGGAGCCCTCTACGACAGCAATATCCCTTTGGCGCCAGCGGGCACCAGCGTCGCCATTGGTGGCGTCGAGCTGCCCCTGCCCCTCGACAGCCGCAAGCAAAGCGATACCGCTCTTTTTGCCGGCTTTGCGCTGGGAACGACCAGTTGGGCCGCTGGCAGCGACAACCGCATTGACATCAGCCTCAGCCACTATCAGAAGTGGCACCAGGATCTTGATCAGTACGACACCTCCTACAGCGAGATCGCCTGGGGGCTCTCCCAGGAAAATCACCAGCGCCACCACACTGCAGCTGTCCTGCGCATCGGCCACGCCCGCGACGATGAAGGCACTCTGGTCAATCGGGTTATTCTCCAGCCCCGCTACACGTTCGTCGCCACTCCCAGGCTGGCAACGCGCACTGACCTGAGCTTCGAATATCGCGACTACAGAATCTTTGATGAGCGCAGCAGCGTAATTTCCCGCCTGGGCCAATCCCTGCGGATGGTCAGGGGACAGCATGATGCCCATAATATCGCCATCGGCTTCGCCCTCTTCCACGAGCGCTCCGACCTGGACACCTCGTCCAATGAAGGCTGGGAGATCTCTTTGACCGAAAACTATCACCTCGGTGTTCGCTCCATCCTTTTCGCGAACCTGGAGTATCGCGTGGCCAGCTACGACGAGGCCCTGCCCGGTGAATCCGTACGTGAAGACAAAGCGACTCGCCTGCAAACCGGTATCCACAGCCAGATCGGCAAGCGAACAGCCCTTCGGCTACTCCTTGGCTATCGCGAAAACTCCTCCAATGTTCCCGCCTATGATTACCGCGCTCTGCAGGGAGGCCTCTCGTGGCACCTGACCTTCTGA
- a CDS encoding FmdB family zinc ribbon protein → MPIYEYQCSTCSHQFEKMEKMDAPKTTNCPQCQAQAQRQISLSAFALKGGGWYSDGYGTSKASAPASPCAASGGCPSAGQCAAASS, encoded by the coding sequence ATGCCAATCTACGAATACCAATGCAGCACCTGCAGCCATCAGTTTGAAAAAATGGAAAAGATGGATGCGCCCAAAACCACAAACTGCCCCCAGTGTCAGGCCCAGGCCCAGCGTCAAATCAGCCTGAGCGCCTTCGCCCTCAAAGGTGGCGGCTGGTACAGCGACGGTTACGGCACTTCAAAGGCCAGCGCACCCGCTTCCCCCTGTGCCGCCAGTGGCGGCTGCCCTTCTGCGGGCCAGTGCGCTGCCGCATCATCCTGA
- a CDS encoding FecR domain-containing protein, which produces MRKLTILLFCIACLAATPAWAEEYEIGMVGAVEERSWAELGSRVRHLEAGSPIFPGEQIVTGRQGKVQILFSDNSHLAMGPSSRVHLQHYLYPHDTHELPGLHLVMLRGSFRFAPGEMALYFRDGIRLESPMAVAAVPGGMSGHHIQPGREQHFHLYQETQYPMEVRSKKSARKVQLDGVRNTVELSTRADIGTPRPMLTSEMTIHSDVSVGHKGRRFGYGQHTPAFIAIDTTEPGDEVIVPVKTDSRWLGMQP; this is translated from the coding sequence ATGCGAAAACTCACCATTCTTCTGTTCTGCATTGCCTGTCTCGCAGCCACCCCCGCCTGGGCTGAAGAATACGAAATCGGCATGGTGGGCGCTGTGGAAGAGCGCTCCTGGGCGGAACTGGGCAGCCGCGTACGCCACCTGGAGGCCGGCAGCCCCATCTTCCCCGGCGAACAGATTGTCACCGGTCGTCAGGGCAAGGTTCAGATACTCTTCAGCGACAACTCCCATCTGGCCATGGGTCCCAGCAGCCGGGTGCACCTGCAGCACTACCTCTACCCCCACGACACCCATGAACTGCCCGGCCTGCACCTGGTCATGCTCCGGGGGAGCTTTCGCTTTGCCCCTGGGGAGATGGCCCTCTATTTTCGGGACGGTATACGACTGGAGTCCCCCATGGCGGTGGCTGCCGTTCCGGGTGGCATGTCAGGACACCATATCCAGCCTGGACGGGAGCAGCACTTTCACCTCTACCAGGAGACCCAGTATCCCATGGAAGTGCGCAGTAAAAAAAGCGCCCGAAAGGTGCAGCTGGATGGGGTGCGCAACACCGTGGAGCTGAGCACCCGCGCGGACATCGGCACGCCCCGTCCCATGCTGACCAGCGAAATGACCATTCACAGCGATGTCAGTGTCGGCCACAAGGGCCGCCGCTTTGGCTATGGCCAGCATACGCCCGCCTTCATCGCCATTGATACCACAGAACCCGGAGACGAGGTTATCGTTCCGGTAAAAACCGATAGTCGTTGGCTGGGGATGCAACCATGA
- a CDS encoding GGDEF domain-containing protein, with product MEIPTDNGCRQESRRQTWHELIRLITFVDLPIKKKFRLFAVGTIFWFLSMAAVAVVSLTAIHYKYNQIAGHTLPYSQAISKVIVHVQGISSSITQAQQETGDAGARQLESAQSHVKSIRGIISALSLGINSSQGSTGGNLVENFILSMARSDVEGTQYLQRMLTLVEQMDRHISLLQQFRQNPAENAPDIQHILNLLGGQLEEAHTLSASFTESLTGEYTANTQLINEIVRTSIHIILLVLLLATLLLLIFTRWITGAFYKPIDAIINQIHDLGTGKVDLDNKLTIHSKDEMGTLSSEFNELIETVYGMTIFKKVIEEDSTLDEVYRRLGEVFENELGIERYMIYEVNGNKKEMRAGYPPLVGDRKLFCYEDILSDCSLCRAVKTGHTVSSFEFRGVCRQFLPDTGMEHVCIPMMLAGVTGGVVQFLFPSRGEKGHINEVENQQLFKAETYIKQSLSVVETKRLMNTLRESAMVDTLTGLYNRRFLQEHTKQIISGVLRRRKTIGLLLCDIDYFKQINDTFGHDVGDLVLKEAAACMRNSVREADIVIRFGGEEFLILLLDVDQGDAIDVAEKIRVKIGDMKITVPDAVIQKTISIGVSEFPGDTDGFWQAIKFADVALYKAKETGRNKTVRFEPDMWPRKEF from the coding sequence TTGGAAATTCCAACAGATAACGGGTGCCGCCAGGAATCCCGCCGCCAGACCTGGCATGAACTCATACGCCTGATTACTTTTGTTGATCTGCCCATCAAGAAGAAATTCCGCCTCTTTGCCGTGGGCACCATTTTCTGGTTTCTCTCCATGGCCGCAGTCGCAGTGGTCTCCCTGACCGCCATTCACTATAAATACAACCAGATCGCGGGGCACACCCTGCCCTACTCCCAGGCTATCAGCAAAGTCATCGTCCATGTGCAGGGCATCTCCAGCAGTATCACCCAGGCGCAGCAGGAAACCGGTGATGCCGGGGCGCGTCAGCTGGAGTCAGCCCAGAGTCATGTCAAGAGCATCCGGGGTATTATTTCGGCCCTGAGCCTGGGCATCAACAGCAGCCAGGGCAGCACTGGCGGTAATCTTGTGGAAAACTTCATCCTGAGCATGGCACGCTCCGACGTGGAAGGAACCCAGTACCTGCAGCGCATGCTGACCCTGGTGGAGCAGATGGATCGCCATATCAGCCTTCTGCAGCAGTTCCGACAGAATCCCGCTGAAAACGCACCAGACATACAGCACATCCTGAACTTGCTGGGAGGCCAGCTGGAAGAGGCCCACACGCTCTCTGCCAGCTTCACCGAGTCCCTGACGGGGGAGTACACCGCCAACACCCAGCTCATCAACGAAATCGTACGCACCTCCATCCACATTATTCTGCTGGTGCTGCTGCTGGCAACCCTGCTCCTGCTCATATTCACCCGCTGGATCACCGGAGCCTTCTACAAACCCATTGACGCCATTATCAACCAGATCCACGACCTGGGGACCGGCAAGGTTGACCTGGACAATAAACTCACTATCCATTCAAAAGACGAGATGGGAACCCTCTCCAGCGAATTCAACGAGCTTATAGAAACCGTGTACGGCATGACCATATTCAAAAAGGTCATCGAGGAGGACTCCACCCTGGACGAAGTCTACCGCCGCCTGGGCGAAGTCTTTGAAAACGAGCTTGGCATTGAGCGCTACATGATCTACGAAGTGAACGGAAACAAGAAAGAGATGCGCGCCGGCTACCCTCCCCTGGTGGGAGACCGCAAACTCTTCTGCTACGAGGACATCCTCTCCGACTGCAGCCTCTGCCGCGCCGTCAAAACCGGCCATACGGTCTCCTCCTTCGAGTTCCGCGGTGTCTGCCGTCAGTTTCTGCCCGACACCGGCATGGAGCACGTGTGCATCCCCATGATGCTGGCTGGCGTCACCGGCGGGGTCGTGCAGTTCCTCTTTCCCTCGCGGGGCGAAAAGGGCCATATCAACGAAGTGGAAAACCAGCAGCTTTTCAAGGCAGAGACCTATATCAAGCAATCTCTGTCGGTGGTGGAGACAAAACGCCTTATGAATACCCTGCGGGAATCGGCGATGGTGGACACGCTCACCGGGCTCTACAACCGCCGCTTTCTGCAGGAACACACCAAGCAGATCATCAGCGGCGTCCTGCGCCGCCGCAAAACCATAGGGCTGCTGCTGTGCGACATCGATTACTTCAAGCAGATTAACGATACCTTCGGCCATGATGTGGGAGACCTCGTCCTGAAAGAAGCCGCCGCCTGCATGCGCAACAGTGTACGCGAAGCAGACATCGTCATACGCTTTGGCGGCGAGGAATTCCTGATCCTCCTTCTGGATGTCGATCAGGGTGACGCCATTGACGTGGCAGAAAAAATCCGGGTCAAAATCGGCGACATGAAAATAACCGTACCCGATGCCGTCATCCAGAAAACCATCTCCATCGGAGTCAGCGAATTCCCCGGAGACACTGACGGATTCTGGCAGGCCATCAAGTTTGCCGACGTGGCCCTGTACAAAGCCAAAGAGACTGGTCGCAACAAGACCGTGCGCTTTGAGCCGGACATGTGGCCCCGCAAGGAATTCTGA
- a CDS encoding polysaccharide deacetylase family protein: protein MKNYRGFHRFRALLAALIFTAFFSGAAQAADSCVVLVYHHFATDTPASTSVTPELFEAHLRYLKQNNFNVIFLSEAMELYRQQQPFPSKCVVLTADDAYRSVYSSAMPLLRQYEFPMTIFVTTEGVQRGFGVYMTWEQMREIQGSGLIEYGNHSHTHEHFILRKDGETESQYRQRLRGDFTRARDILKEELGSDHGLFAYPYGEYNREMMEVLRELGYMGIAQHSGAMSHRSDAMVITRFPMAAQFAEMGEFRVKVNSRALPVLSAEPSDPVLRDHDNPYTLTMTLERGNFRENDLACYMSFQGRVPVTWLERGEDTATIEVKTPRPPGKGRTRINCTAPAARGNFFYWYSHPIFNLSDPQALD from the coding sequence ATGAAAAACTACCGAGGATTTCACCGGTTCCGGGCGCTTCTGGCTGCCCTGATATTCACAGCATTTTTTTCCGGGGCAGCCCAGGCTGCGGATTCCTGTGTGGTGCTGGTCTATCACCATTTTGCCACCGACACACCCGCTTCAACCAGTGTAACACCGGAGCTTTTTGAAGCCCATCTGCGCTACCTCAAGCAGAATAATTTCAATGTGATTTTTCTGAGCGAAGCGATGGAGCTGTATCGCCAACAGCAGCCCTTTCCGTCGAAGTGTGTGGTGCTGACGGCTGACGATGCGTATCGCTCGGTGTATTCCAGCGCCATGCCGCTGCTGCGTCAGTATGAATTTCCCATGACGATTTTTGTGACCACCGAAGGGGTGCAGCGCGGCTTCGGTGTCTACATGACCTGGGAGCAGATGCGCGAAATACAGGGGAGCGGACTGATTGAGTACGGTAACCACTCTCACACCCACGAGCACTTTATCCTGCGTAAAGACGGTGAAACCGAGAGCCAGTATCGTCAGCGGCTGCGCGGGGATTTCACGCGGGCACGGGATATTCTCAAGGAGGAACTGGGGAGCGATCACGGCCTCTTTGCCTATCCCTATGGCGAGTATAACCGGGAAATGATGGAAGTGCTGCGCGAGCTGGGCTATATGGGCATCGCCCAGCATTCCGGTGCCATGAGCCACCGCAGTGACGCCATGGTCATCACGCGTTTTCCCATGGCAGCCCAGTTTGCGGAAATGGGTGAATTTCGCGTCAAGGTGAACAGCCGGGCCCTGCCGGTACTCTCTGCCGAGCCCTCTGATCCCGTTCTGCGGGATCATGACAACCCCTATACCCTGACCATGACCCTTGAGCGGGGGAATTTTCGGGAAAACGATCTGGCCTGCTACATGAGTTTCCAGGGGAGGGTCCCGGTGACCTGGCTGGAGCGCGGCGAAGACACAGCCACCATTGAGGTGAAAACGCCCCGTCCACCGGGCAAAGGGCGTACCCGTATCAACTGCACCGCGCCAGCGGCACGGGGGAATTTCTTCTACTGGTACAGCCATCCCATCTTCAATCTCTCCGATCCACAGGCGCTGGACTGA
- a CDS encoding response regulator has translation MEREIMLEDKTVLVVEDSSTMRRIIVSIIRDHLGCQHILEAANGREALAIIYSHPIEWIFCDWEMPDMSGHDLLREVRATPSMIDIPFIMITTRKDKESIVAAIQAGASSYIVKPFTPRIITEKVEGIFNQRERRRAERVMAVGDLAVEVVIDGKVSYKAFLKDISVTGAQIQVVRTFSKETAIYDRIGLRFHNSLAQELQIIEVTGVLMRTQAFHNLLLKHDHVRAAFQFLPMDPDQRRLIINFVDSLEQLKCQRNGE, from the coding sequence ATGGAAAGGGAAATTATGCTGGAAGACAAAACGGTACTGGTGGTGGAAGATTCATCCACCATGCGGCGCATTATCGTGAGCATTATCAGGGACCACTTGGGTTGCCAGCATATTCTGGAAGCAGCGAACGGCCGCGAGGCCCTTGCCATCATTTACAGTCACCCCATTGAGTGGATTTTCTGTGACTGGGAGATGCCCGACATGTCGGGCCATGATCTGTTGCGCGAAGTACGGGCAACTCCCAGCATGATTGATATTCCCTTTATCATGATCACCACCCGCAAGGACAAGGAATCTATTGTCGCCGCTATCCAGGCTGGTGCTTCCTCTTATATTGTGAAGCCCTTTACGCCCCGTATCATTACGGAAAAGGTGGAAGGTATCTTCAATCAGCGTGAGCGGCGCCGCGCTGAACGGGTTATGGCTGTCGGAGATCTGGCAGTAGAAGTGGTGATTGACGGAAAGGTCTCCTATAAAGCCTTTCTGAAGGATATTTCTGTTACGGGCGCCCAGATTCAGGTGGTGCGAACCTTCAGCAAGGAGACCGCCATTTACGACCGCATCGGCCTGCGTTTCCACAACAGCCTGGCCCAGGAACTCCAGATTATTGAGGTAACTGGTGTGCTGATGCGTACCCAGGCGTTCCACAACCTTTTATTGAAACATGATCATGTTCGGGCTGCCTTTCAGTTTCTCCCCATGGATCCGGATCAGCGTCGCCTGATCATCAACTTTGTCGACAGCCTGGAGCAGTTGAAGTGCCAGCGCAACGGCGAGTGA